From one Solanum stenotomum isolate F172 chromosome 12, ASM1918654v1, whole genome shotgun sequence genomic stretch:
- the LOC125846809 gene encoding ABC transporter B family member 9-like, whose product MEDNNNGEKKGDEDQKVSFYKLFSFADKFDVALMIIGTIGAIGNGLTQPLMTLIFGQLVNSFGSSNSDEVVHKISKVSIDYVYLAIGAGVASLLQMSCWMVTGERQATRIRGLYLKTILRQDIAFFDTETTTGEVIGRMSGDTILIQDALGEKVGKFIQFISTFVGGFIVAFFKGWLLSIVLVSCIPALVIAGGAMALIMSKMSSRGQVAYAQAGNVVEQTIGAIRTVSAFTGEKLAIDKYDSKLKIACASTVQQGLVSGVGLGTVLLIVFSTYGLAVWYGSKLIIERGYNGGDVINVIMAIMTGGMSLGQTTPSLNAFAAGQAAAYKMFETINRKPLIDTSDTNGVVLENIKGEIELKDVYFRYPARPDVQIFSGFSLIVPNGKTVALVGQSGSGKSTVISLLERFYDPEAGEVLIDGVNLKKFQLKWLRQQMGLVSQEPILFATTIKENISYGKENATEDEIKTAIELANASKFLDKLPQGLDTMVGEHGTQLSGGQKQRLAIARAILKNPRILLLDEATSALDAESERIVQEALEKVMANRTTVVVAHRLTTIRNADLIAVVNAGKLIEKGTHTELIQDPNGAYSQLVRMQGGNREEENMKNMDLEKVDLTTDLDNNLSRSSSQRLSAMRRSTSQGSSRHSFTLNYTVPGLIGIHEAEIGDEDKQKEDKGSLKKRKKVSIRRLAGLNKPELPYLLLGSLAAIIHGLIFPLFGLLLSTAIKIFFYPPQKLRSESRFWALMYFGLGVVTLLVVPFQNYLFGVAGGKLIERIRSLTFKKVVHQEISWFDDPAHSSGAIGARLSTDASTVRTLMGDALALIVQNIATVVAGLVIAFTANWILALIILLVMPLIGVQGFLQTKMYKGFSADAKVMYEEASQIANDAVGSIRTVASFCAEEKVMDMYQNKCEGPMKQGVKIGIVSGASLGFGSFILYCTNAFCFYIGSVLIQHGLASFGQVFKVFFALTLSAVGVTQSTGMAPDASKAKDSIASIFDILDRKPEIDSSSDVGTTLAAVRGDIEFKHVSYRYATRPDVQIFKDLCLTIPSGKTVALVGESGSGKSTVISLIERFYNPESGSIYLDGVEIRQFKLSWLRQQMGLVSQEPVLFNETIRDNIAYSRQGHATEEEIIEAAKSANAHNFISSLPQGYDTSVGERGIQLSGGQKQRIAIARAILKDPKILLLDEATSALDAESERIVQEALDRVMVNRTTVVVAHRLTTIKGADVIAVVKNGVIAEEGKHDALMNIKDGVYASLVALHMTSA is encoded by the exons atgGAGGATAATaataatggagaaaaaaaaggagatgaAGATCAAAAAGTGTCATTctacaaattattttcttttgcagATAAATTTGATGTTGCCCTAATGATAATTGGAACAATTGGAGCTATTGGTAATGGATTAACTCAACCTTTAATGACACTTATTTTTGGCCAGCTTGTTAATTCTTTTGGTTCTTCAAATTCTGATGAAGTTGTACATAAAATCTCAaag GTTTCTATTGACTATGTCTACCTCGCTATTGGAGCTGGCGTTGCATCCCTTTTAC AAATGTCATGTTGGATGGTTACTGGAGAGAGACAAGCGACTCGAATTCGAGGACTATATTTGAAGACAATACTGAGGCAGGACATTGCCTTTTTTGACACTGAAACAACAACAGGAGAAGTCATTGGAAGAATGTCTGGAGATACTATTCTCATTCAAGATGCCTTGGGTGAAAAG GTTGGGAAGTTCATTCAATTCATCTCAACATTTGTTGGAGGGTTCATAGTCGCGTTCTTTAAGGGATGGCTTCTATCGATAGTCTTGGTGTCTTGCATACCCGCTCTTGTCATTGCTGGAGGAGCTATGGCATTGATCATGTCCAAAATGTCAAGTCGCGGACAAGTTGCCTATGCACAAGCTGGAAATGTAGTAGAGCAGACAATAGGAGCAATCAGAACG GTTTCAGCATTCACCGGAGAGAAGCTGGCAATAGATAAGTATGACAGCAAACTGAAAATTGCCTGTGCTTCTACTGTCCAACAAGGGCTTGTTTCAGGCGTTGGACTTGGCACGGTCTTGCTCATTGTTTTTTCTACTTATGGACTTGCCGTTTGGTATGGTTCCAAGCTGATAATAGAGAGAGGTTATAATGGTGGAGATGTTATCAATGTTATTATGGCTATAATGACTGGTGGAAT GTCTCTAGGCCAAACAACGCCATCTTTGAACGCGTTTGCAGCAGGACAGGCTGCAGCATACAAAATGTTTGAGACAATCAACCGGAAGCCTCTGATTGACACATCGGACACAAATGGGGTTGTGTTGGAAAACATCAAGGGTGAAATTGAACTTAAAGATGTGTACTTTAGGTATCCAGCCAGGCCAGATGTGCAGATCTTTAGTGGATTCTCACTTATCGTTCCTAATGGCAAAACTGTAGCTTTGGTTGGGCAAAGTGGAAGTGGGAAGTCCACAGTTATCAGTTTACTGGAGAGATTCTATGATCCAGAGGCTGGAGAAGTATTAATAGATGGTGTCAATTTGAAGAAATTTCAACTCAAATGGCTAAGGCAACAGATGGGATTGGTAAGTCAGGAACCTATCCTGTTTGCGACAACCATAAAAGAGAATATCAGTTATGGTAAAGAAAATGCTACTGAAGATGAGATTAAGACAGCTATTGAGCTTGCTAATGCTTCTAAGTTCCTCGATAAACTTCCTCAG GGGCTAGACACTATGGTAGGTGAGCATGGAACACAACTATCTGGAGGACAAAAGCAAAGACTGGCAATAGCAAGGGCTATCTTAAAGAACCCAAGAATACTCCTCCTTGATGAAGCTACAAGTGCACTTGATGCTGAATCAGAGAGAATCGTGCAAGAAGCACTCGAAAAAGTCATGGCAAATAGAACGACCGTTGTTGTTGCTCATCGTCTAACGACCATTAGAAATGCTGATCTTATAGCGGTGGTGAATGCTGGAAAACTAATagaaaaag GAACACATACTGAGTTGATACAAGATCCAAATGGGGCATATTCCCAGCTTGTGCGAATGCAGGGAGGGaatagagaagaagaaaacatgAAAAACATGGACCTTGAGAAGGTGGATTTAACCACGGATTTGGATAATAACCTGAGCAGGTCATCAAGCCAGCGATTGTCAGCAATGAGGCGATCAACAAGCCAGGGATCATCTAGACATTCTTTCACACTCAACTATACTGTTCCTGGGCTAATTGGTATTCACGAAGCAGAAATAGGAGATGAGGACAAGCAAAAAGAAGATAAGGGAAGCTTAAAGAAACGAAAGAAAGTTTCCATTAGGCGGCTTGCTGGACTAAACAAACCTGAGCTTCCATATCTGTTACTTGGATCACTGGCTGCAATCATACATGGTCTTATTTTCCCATTATTTGGACTCTTATTATCGACAGCtattaaaatattcttttaccCACCACAAAAGCTGCGAAGTGAATCAAGATTCTGGGCACTCATGTATTTTGGCCTCGGTGTGGTAACTTTGCTAGTTGTACCTTTCCAGAACTACTTATTTGGAGTTGCAGGGGGGAAATTGATCGAGAGAATTCGTTCTTTGACATTTAAGAAAGTAGTCCACCAAGAAATCAGCTGGTTCGATGATCCTGCACATTCAAG TGGTGCAATTGGTGCAAGGTTATCAACTGATGCTTCCACGGTCAGGACTCTTATGGGTGATGCACTGGCACTTATTGTACAGAACATAGCAACTGTAGTTGCCGGCCTCGTGATAGCCTTCACTGCCAATTGGATTTTAGCACTTATAATCCTTCTCGTGATGCCTTTAATTGGTGTGCAAGGATTCCTCCAGACCAAGATGTACAAAGGCTTTAGTGCTGATGCAAAG GTGATGTATGAAGAAGCTAGTCAAATAGCAAACGATGCTGTCGGGAGTATAAGAACAGTGGCATCATTCTGTGCAGAGGAGAAAGTGATGGACATGTACCAAAACAAATGTGAAGGTCCAATGAAGCAAGGAGTGAAGATTGGAATTGTTAGTGGAGCAAGCTTAGGCTTTGGTTCTTTTATACTGTATTGTACAAATGCCTTCTGTTTCTACATAGGATCCGTCCTTATTCAGCATGGATTGGCATCATTTGGCCAAGTTTTTAAG GTTTTCTTTGCATTGACTCTATCAGCTGTTGGGGTTACACAAAGCACAGGAATGGCTCCAGATGCTAGCAAAGCCAAGGATTCTATAGCCTCTATATTTGACATTCTTGACAGAAAACCCGAGATTGACTCAAGTTCTGATGTTGGTACTACTCTAGCTGCTGTTCGCGGAGATATTGAATTCAAACATGTGAGTTACAGGTATGCAACTCGCCCGGATGTCCAAATCTTCAAGGATTTATGCCTAACTATCCCTTCTGGAAAG ACTGTTGCTCTAGTGGGAGAGAGTGGAAGCGGTAAATCAACTGTCATTAGCCTAATAGAGAGGTTCTACAATCCTGAATCAGGATCGATATATTTGGATGGTGTGGAAATCCGACAATTCAAGCTAAGTTGGCTAAGACAACAAATGGGCCTGGTTAGTCAAGAACCAGTACTGTTTAACGAAACAATTCGTGACAACATTGCCTACAGCAGACAGGGGCATGCAACAGAAGAAGAGATCATTGAAGCAGCAAAATCAGCAAATGCACACAACTTTATATCTTCATTGCCTCAAGGATATGATACATCGGTTGGGGAAAGAGGAATACAATTATCAGGTGGACAAAAGCAAAGAATAGCTATTGCAAGAGCTATACTGAAGGATCCAAAGATTCTTTTGCTAGACGAGGCAACAAGTGCTTTAGATGCAGAATCAGAACGTATAGTTCAAGAAGCATTGGATCGAGTAATGGTAAATAGGACGACTGTGGTTGTAGCTCATCGCTTAACCACAATCAAAGGAGCTGATGTCATTGCTGTTGTGAAGAATGGAGTCATTGCTGAGGAAGGAAAGCATGATGCTCTTATGAACATAAAAGATGGAGTTTATGCATCCTTAGTAGCATTGCATATGACTTCAGCCTGA